Within the Naumovozyma castellii chromosome 1, complete genome genome, the region AGCTGCTTGAAGGTTGAAAGGTCTTTCTTGAgggaatgaaaaaatttgatttaaAACTGTATTGTCCAATATATTATTCACGTTAACCTAGTTTCAAGGCGACCTTTACGCGTCAGTCgatttttttgaaagaaacgCTTTAAAGTGTTAAATCTTACAGCTCCGTATTACGTAATACGTATTACAATATGAGGACTTTAGGAATTAATTACTCAGAATGATAGTATTaggaatatatttatataatcGCTTATCAGATATTTAGGGCAAACTAGagtaaaataaaaatagCCTATCATGATGCCTTTTTATAGGTTATGCTCTATGCCTTAAACCAggtcatcaatatcatctaTCAAGAGATCTGTGAAAAGATTGTTGTCTAATGAACTTTGATCAATTAAAATGTGTCCATACGTTCTGTAAAtgtatttcaaatatttctttacGGTATGGTACTTCCATGTTAGATCATATTTCTCTGTCGACATTAACGAATTGGATATTTTCTGTCCCTGTTTCTGGGATTTCTTGGCGGTATCATTCAGAATCGAAACTAATCTCTTGAATACATAATTAGGAGGGGAAAATGTTTCCAGTTCGGGGAGTGTGTGATAATCTAATATCCTAAATGTAAAAAGTATTGTGGACTCATCCACTAAACCATAAACTTTACCGTTATAATCgttaaaaatgaattgtAGAATAACTTGAATGGATACGAACCCATGAAAGAGAAACATTTCGGTTACTAGAAATCCAATATGAGGATTACTGTTCCAAAATCTCAGAATAGCTTCAACTATCataaattctttttctaTTTGAGgaatattgattttatCGAAAATGCCCTTTAAAATATGATGCATTCCAAGTATGTAATTAGATGTTAATGACAACGCCTTTTTCCCACAGTATAGCGTCATATGAATCAATAATACAATCGAGAAATGATCAAACTTGCTgattattgaattgaagTTATTTTTAATCTTTGTTAGAGCATTTTCTAATACAGGGAGGGAGGGAGATGTTGGATGTTTTTGtatatattctttcatCCAATTAACAGCCTCATTCATTGGAACCATCGAGTTTCGGAAATATAGGTCATTAGGCTTTAAGTCTTCAGAGTTTACCGTATAATCTTCGAAAAATGATTGATAATAGTCGCGAAGATCTTCGGGAGAGAGAAGAGAGAGCTTAGAActtgttttaaaatattctggtaatttttcttcaaccATAGGAGTATTCGAAGTCATTCTCATAATTTTCCTTAgcaaattatttgaaaagttgACTTTACTGTTGTAGAACATACCACTATATCTTTGTGAGTATGTTTGCCATTCTTGCCATTTCCAagcaaattcaaaattaccgatttgaaaagaaaaccACTCTAAAAACCTAGTTTGTAATTCGAAATCCAACGTTTCTAAGTTATTATAAAAATACCGGAACGCTCTTCCAAATATTGGAGCAATTACAGAAGGAGAATTCTGGCATATTTCCACTAGTAACGCGTAAAAATATGCCACCGGATGCGAAACCACAGGAAGTTTAAATAAAAGTCCCAAAACCGTTTCAATAGCAgtatcttcaattttgtAGGTTGTAATGCTTTTATCCAGTTGATATTCGGCATTCAAACTCACAAGTGGGATTCCAGGAACAGTAAAAAAACCTTTCTTGAAAAACAAATCCAATGTTATAATCTGAGTTGCTACTTCCTTTCTATTAAACTCTAAGCCCTCTACAAGATcagtaataatatcattcaataaCTGACCTTCATAGGTCGTAATGGGGACTACTGTTTCGAAAGgaacattttcatttggaacaaatatttggaagaGAGGTCTAGGGTACCCCCAAATTTTATCAACAAATCCGCTActctttttcaaatcactAACAGGGATTAATTCTTGAAGTGTTGGAAATAGTATGTTCACGTCTGACTCTAGCGTAGGCAATTTAGCTGGTAGGAAGTCATCCAGTTTGGAGAAAAACTGTTTCAGCCTTTTGTAATCATCCTTCAATACATTTATGACGTTGGATAAAGTAACTTTCACTAAATCCACATTATGCTTTGAATCACATGGCCAAAATGTATGGAATAAATCGTTTATCGAACTCTTAATTCTAAAATTTGATTGGGCATCTTCAAGTAGAGCAATAACATCTTCTAATAAGGAGTTTGGTACACgattaaaataaaagaagTATGGAATGTTTAGTAAGGTTGTAACATACAGCATTTCGGATAATGAATTTCTTGCCTTTGGATCAGAATCATTTAGGTCAATGCTTAATTCTAGAAGCTTCTTGTAGAATGTAATAACCATCTTTTTATCTATAATTGGGGAGATAATTGCAAAAAATCTAACAAATAACTTAATACTATTCCAAGGACCAGTACCAGAAGTAATTGCACCAAATGACGTTGTCTGATATAAACATGTTTGAAACTTGAAAAGGAGGGAAAACATGATATTTTCAGCAGCAATTTTATTCTTAgaagcaacaacaataattaATAGAGCAATAAATGGCTGTTTATGAGGCTGTTCCAATATAATGGCTTTAAAGGTATCATCTAATGCAGAATCAAAATAGTCATCCTTACCATATTCTGCATTAATTGCTGCAGAGAGAAAGTCGATATCATCTTTAAATGTATTACTGAATTCCCCAAGGGTACAAATATCTGGCATCATTTCTTTGCACAACTTCGAAACGGATGGGATTTTTGGTTTCAGGTCTTTGGGCTGATCCACCCGCTTAAAGTAATCTGGATTGAAGGCAGGACTCATCTTTCACCAGTgattcttttgtttcttctatGGTAAATCACTGCGTAGATAGTATAAGGTGATTGTATTGTATGCTGTGGCGTAGTTTATCTTCTTGTTAGTTGGGCGGCTAAATGATCATTAGATTTTAATTGCCACCCATCAGCATGCATTTTTAAGGGTACCCAAAATCTACTATTTTAGACAAGCACATAAACTTAACCTATCTTAGTAACATCAGTAGTGTTAGATGATAAGGAGAAAACATTGATCTAGATAATCTTCGATCAAGAGTTATTGATAATCTCAAGGGCGTtaaatttcatttaaagtaagtcaaatcaatatcaagCTTTATATGCTTGCAACGTACAGATACTACATCTGAATTTCCTCTGTGTCaattatatttcaaaaaaaaacaaatagAGTATGAGATAATGGATTAAAACATGATGAGTCGTTTTAAATCAAGTTAATATTAACTGGAATCCTCTGAACTACTCAAAACGGATGCTTCGCAAAAAAGGTATCTCAGTAAGGGGcaatatattttagaaaatatttcaaatgatgTATGTCAACCGTTAGTTATATCAGAATGTCAACTTTCTTGTCATTTGGATGTCAGATGGCCTTCTCACTTGTCCTATTCACTGCCAAATGGGACAACCCTAATATTTGTTAGCTTGCATTTCGCTCACGCGAAAATCTGGGAATAGTGCGGGCGAAAAGAATAGCATGGGAACGCAAAAAGACATTGAAATTCGAAAATCTTTTGCAGTCGACGCGCtgaaaattatatttaaatattcacatttccaaaaattggTATTCTCTAAGCTTTCTGCTGTCTTTAAACATTATATCAAAAAAAGAGGTTACGTACTAAATCTATCAACAATGGGTGCTTACAAGtatttggaagaattgcaaagaaagaaacaatcTGATGTCCTAAGATTCTTGCAAAGAGTCAGAGTTTGGGAATACAGACAAAAGAATGTTATTCACAGAGCTTCTAGACCATCTAGACCAGACAAGGCTAGAAGATTAGGTTACAAGGCCAAGCAAGGTTTCGTCATCTACAGAGTTAGAGTTAGAAGAGGTAACAGAAAGAGACCTGTTCCAAAGGGTGCTACTTACGGTAAGCCAACTAACCAAGGTGTTAACGAATTGAAGTACCAAAGAGCTTTGAGAGCCACCGCTGAAGAAAGAGTTGGTCGTCGTGCTGCTAACTTGAGAGTCTTGAACTCCTACTGGGTTAACCAAGATTCTACTTACAAGTACTTTGAAGTTATCCTTGTTGACCCATCTCACAAGGCTATCAGAAGAGATGCTAGATACAACTGGATCTGTAACCCAGTTCACAAGCACCGTGAAAACAGAGGTTTGACTGCCACTGGTAAGAAATCCAGAGGTATCAATAAGGGTCACAGATACAACAACACCAAGTCTGGTAGATCTAAGATCTGGAAGAAGCACAACACTTTGTCCTTGTGGAGATACAGAAAATAAGCTGCTtgttaaatattattaccctattatctatttctttataGTATTTTACATAATTGTTTAGCGTAACAGCAAACTTTTTTTTgcattttttgaataatcaACTTATTTATCACATTACCAGTGTTTCCAATTGGTTTGAAATTATCGAGGCCATTAGCTCGCTTTGTATGTGAATTGAAGGAGAACCCAATTTTGTCCGTGGTTTACGCGCTTCCTGGATTACGTTACGTTAAAATTGCAGACAGAGGGGGGAGCCAAATTTATCACACAGGAAACAATCATTCACTTCTAGCAACTGTAATTGCATTATCTCTAGATCCAATACCAGGTGAAGTACATTTCAATCTATTCTCtcattaataatagaaaCAGCAACAGTatacaagaacaattgaacTGGTAAAGAACAATGGCAACTCACAGAAAAACCGCTATTTTATCAGTTTATGATAAGACAGGATTATTGGATTTGGCAAAGGGATTAACTGAAAGCAATGTTCGTATCTTGGCTTCAGGAGGTACCGCACAACTGGTTCGTGAAGCCGGGTTCCCCGTTGATGATGTTTCCACAATTACACATGCACCTGAAATGTTAGGTGGGAGAGTGAAAACTTTACATCCTGCCATTCATGGTGGTATTCTAGCCAGAAATCTGGAAAGTGATGAGAACGATTTGAAAGCTcagaatattgaaaaagtgGATTTTGTTATTTGTAATTTGTATCCTTTCAAAGAAACAGTTTCTAAGATTGGTGTTACCGTGCCTGAAGcagttgaagaaattgatataGGTGGTGTTACTCTATTAAGAGCCGCCGCAAAGAACCACGCAAGAGTGACGATTTTATCCGATCCAAATGATTATGCTGCattcttgaatgaattaaaatctAATGGAGAAATATCTCAAGAATTAAGGAATAGACTTGCCTTGAAGGCCTTCGAACATACAGCTGATTATGATGCAGCCATTTCTGATTTTTTCAGAAAACAATATTCTGAAGGTAAGGCACAACTACCTTTACGCTATGGTTGCAATCCACATCAAAAGCCAGCCCAAGCATTTATTACACAAGAGGAAGAACTACCATTTAAGGTGTTATGCGGTGCTCCAAGttatattaatttattagatGCGTTTAACTCTTGGCCCTTAGTGAAAGAATTATCAgcttctttaaatttacCAGCAGCAGCTTCATTCAAACATGTCTCACCAGCTGGTGCAGCCGTCGGAATTCCCATGTCTGACATCGAAAAGCAAGTTTATTTTGTTGCAGATATCGACAACTTATCTCCATTGGCTTGTGCATATGCCAGAGCCCGTGGTGCAGATAGAATGTCATCCTTTGGTGACTTTATTGCCTTATCTAATATTGTGGATGTTCCAACAGCAATGATAATCTCAAGAGAAGTCTCTGATGGTGTTATTGCTCCTGGCTTTGAACCAGAGGCATTAAAATTGTTAtctaagaagaaaaatggcAAATACTGTATCTTACaaattgatccaaattATGTTCCTGAAGCATTGGAAAGCAGACAAGTATTTGGTATTACGCTACAAGAAAAGAGGAATGATgccattattaataaatcatctttcaaagaaattgttTCAGAAAATAAAGCTCTAACAGAACAGGCTGTTGTTGATCTTACTGTAGCCACATTAGCCTTAA harbors:
- the NCAS0A04130 gene encoding uncharacterized protein (ancestral locus Anc_2.413), which produces MSPAFNPDYFKRVDQPKDLKPKIPSVSKLCKEMMPDICTLGEFSNTFKDDIDFLSAAINAEYGKDDYFDSALDDTFKAIILEQPHKQPFIALLIIVVASKNKIAAENIMFSLLFKFQTCLYQTTSFGAITSGTGPWNSIKLFVRFFAIISPIIDKKMVITFYKKLLELSIDLNDSDPKARNSLSEMLYVTTLLNIPYFFYFNRVPNSLLEDVIALLEDAQSNFRIKSSINDLFHTFWPCDSKHNVDLVKVTLSNVINVLKDDYKRLKQFFSKLDDFLPAKLPTLESDVNILFPTLQELIPVSDLKKSSGFVDKIWGYPRPLFQIFVPNENVPFETVVPITTYEGQLLNDIITDLVEGLEFNRKEVATQIITLDLFFKKGFFTVPGIPLVSLNAEYQLDKSITTYKIEDTAIETVLGLLFKLPVVSHPVAYFYALLVEICQNSPSVIAPIFGRAFRYFYNNLETLDFELQTRFLEWFSFQIGNFEFAWKWQEWQTYSQRYSGMFYNSKVNFSNNLLRKIMRMTSNTPMVEEKLPEYFKTSSKLSLLSPEDLRDYYQSFFEDYTVNSEDLKPNDLYFRNSMVPMNEAVNWMKEYIQKHPTSPSLPVLENALTKIKNNFNSIISKFDHFSIVLLIHMTLYCGKKALSLTSNYILGMHHILKGIFDKINIPQIEKEFMIVEAILRFWNSNPHIGFLVTEMFLFHGFVSIQVILQFIFNDYNGKVYGLVDESTILFTFRILDYHTLPELETFSPPNYVFKRLVSILNDTAKKSQKQGQKISNSLMSTEKYDLTWKYHTVKKYLKYIYRTYGHILIDQSSLDNNLFTDLLIDDIDDLV
- the NCAS0A04140 gene encoding 60S ribosomal eL15 domain-containing protein (ancestral locus Anc_2.417), whose amino-acid sequence is MGTQKDIEIRKSFAVDALKIIFKYSHFQKLVFSKLSAVFKHYIKKRGYVLNLSTMGAYKYLEELQRKKQSDVLRFLQRVRVWEYRQKNVIHRASRPSRPDKARRLGYKAKQGFVIYRVRVRRGNRKRPVPKGATYGKPTNQGVNELKYQRALRATAEERVGRRAANLRVLNSYWVNQDSTYKYFEVILVDPSHKAIRRDARYNWICNPVHKHRENRGLTATGKKSRGINKGHRYNNTKSGRSKIWKKHNTLSLWRYRK
- the ADE16 gene encoding bifunctional phosphoribosylaminoimidazolecarboxamide formyltransferase/IMP cyclohydrolase ADE16 (ancestral locus Anc_2.418); this translates as MATHRKTAILSVYDKTGLLDLAKGLTESNVRILASGGTAQLVREAGFPVDDVSTITHAPEMLGGRVKTLHPAIHGGILARNLESDENDLKAQNIEKVDFVICNLYPFKETVSKIGVTVPEAVEEIDIGGVTLLRAAAKNHARVTILSDPNDYAAFLNELKSNGEISQELRNRLALKAFEHTADYDAAISDFFRKQYSEGKAQLPLRYGCNPHQKPAQAFITQEEELPFKVLCGAPSYINLLDAFNSWPLVKELSASLNLPAAASFKHVSPAGAAVGIPMSDIEKQVYFVADIDNLSPLACAYARARGADRMSSFGDFIALSNIVDVPTAMIISREVSDGVIAPGFEPEALKLLSKKKNGKYCILQIDPNYVPEALESRQVFGITLQEKRNDAIINKSSFKEIVSENKALTEQAVVDLTVATLALKYTQSNSVCYAKNGMVIGLGAGQQSRIHCTRLAGDKADNWWLRQHSKVLGIKWAKGVKRPDKSNAIDLFVTGQIPEDEPEKSEYESKFEEVPIPFTKSERKEWLSKLNNVSLSSDAFFPFPDNIYRASRSGVKFVAAPTGSVMDKSVFSAADSCDMVYVENPIRLFHH